One region of Natronolimnobius baerhuensis genomic DNA includes:
- a CDS encoding ATP-binding protein: MTFYDREDELASLETAYSSSGHAFYVVYGRRRVGKTALLKAFCADRPHLYYLAAQEAEGRQREKFVEQVADAFDERIPRIDGWDDAFEYLGEKLETENRVVVIDEFPYLVDENDSLPSYVQAFVDEQLQNTASMLVLCGSSVSTMESEVLGHESPLYGRRTGQIDLQPFSFQQAYDVIAGDIGDAIRSYSITGGTPMYLTLFDYDDSLAENIQTHILSPTAVLYNEPEFLLRTELRNPARYLSILEAVALGQTTPNEISGATGIDSGPLSKYLQTLRRLRLLEREVPVTATRKKSKRSRYRVADEFLRFWYRYVEPNRSSIEEAPSIVFEGTIEPDLPTHVATTFEDICNEAVWELIRRGELEPYSEVGRWWYGEDEIDIVGLAPNDDRVLLAECKWTTDPVGYGLVDDLRKKATNVRWGPKDRSEQFVLFSKSGFVDGLASELDERWLLVDLDDLEQVFSGPFNA; this comes from the coding sequence ATGACCTTCTATGATCGGGAGGACGAACTCGCGTCGCTCGAGACGGCATATTCATCCTCCGGTCATGCTTTTTACGTGGTGTACGGACGCCGACGCGTCGGAAAGACTGCGCTTCTGAAAGCGTTCTGTGCTGATCGACCCCATCTGTATTATCTTGCTGCGCAGGAGGCAGAAGGTCGTCAACGTGAAAAGTTCGTAGAACAGGTCGCCGACGCGTTCGATGAGCGTATTCCCAGAATTGACGGCTGGGACGACGCATTCGAGTATCTCGGTGAGAAACTCGAGACAGAGAATCGAGTCGTTGTCATTGACGAATTCCCGTACTTAGTCGACGAAAACGACTCACTCCCGTCCTACGTCCAAGCATTCGTCGACGAGCAACTTCAGAACACTGCGTCAATGCTCGTCTTGTGTGGCTCGAGTGTGAGTACGATGGAATCTGAAGTACTCGGCCACGAAAGCCCGCTGTACGGTCGTCGAACTGGCCAGATCGATCTCCAGCCGTTTTCGTTTCAACAAGCGTACGACGTGATCGCCGGCGATATCGGGGATGCGATCCGGTCGTACTCCATCACCGGGGGGACACCGATGTACCTCACGCTCTTCGACTACGACGACTCACTAGCCGAGAATATCCAGACACACATCCTTTCGCCGACAGCAGTGCTGTACAACGAGCCGGAATTTCTACTTCGAACCGAGCTTCGGAATCCTGCCCGCTACCTGAGTATCCTCGAGGCGGTGGCACTCGGGCAGACAACACCAAACGAAATATCAGGAGCAACTGGCATCGATTCCGGGCCGCTTTCGAAGTATCTCCAGACGCTTCGTCGCCTTCGGCTCCTCGAGCGTGAGGTTCCGGTCACAGCAACCAGAAAAAAGTCCAAGCGCTCCCGGTACCGAGTTGCCGATGAATTTCTCCGATTCTGGTACCGCTACGTCGAGCCAAATCGCTCGAGTATCGAAGAAGCGCCGTCTATCGTTTTTGAGGGGACAATTGAGCCAGATTTACCAACACACGTTGCGACAACGTTCGAGGATATTTGCAACGAGGCTGTCTGGGAACTCATCAGACGAGGTGAACTGGAGCCGTACTCCGAGGTCGGTCGATGGTGGTACGGAGAAGACGAGATCGATATCGTCGGACTCGCACCCAACGACGACCGGGTACTCCTCGCCGAATGCAAATGGACCACTGATCCGGTTGGCTACGGGCTCGTTGATGACCTTCGAAAAAAGGCTACAAACGTTCGCTGGGGGCCGAAAGATCGATCCGAGCAGTTTGTCCTGTTTTCGAAAAGCGGCTTCGTCGATGGCCTCGCTTCGGAACTCGACGAGCGCTGGTTGCTGGTCGACTTGGACGACCTCGAGCAGGTGTTTTCAGGCCCTTTCAACGCTTGA
- a CDS encoding heavy metal translocating P-type ATPase: MPQNQTDLERTDLSLSGMSCTTCASAIADSLEDVDGVDEASVNFATERADVQHDPDVSTDDLVAAVEDAGYGVREELLDGDQEMEDDDELQTLRQLGIRAWIVTSPIVLLMVFMWTPLDTLSGGQIDVLMLVFATPVVFYYGLRTHAAAYRGLKNGVFNMHALISVGTLVAWATGVMVFVMPMENYAGVGAMIMASHNVGTYLEHRAKGRASSAIEGLMSMRAETGRVLQNGEEVEVPLDEVDVGDRLVVRPGEKIPVDGVVIDGRSSVDESMVTGESDPVTKEEGNEVIGSTVNNAGRLTLEATKVGDDTFLSEVVELVEEAQGTTVPIQALTDRITNYFVPTVFAIAALSFLLWWLTPGAMEAVASVGAPSLPWVDLTLEPLTLGIFAAVAVLVISCPCALGLATPTALMAGTGKAAENGILFRDGEAIQTMKDLDIVVLDKTGTITEGNHSVTDVVVQPGRSSATDGGITTGNPGDDTASASGRELDADELIRLAASAERGSEHPIGNAMVEYAEESGIELSDPDAFESVPGKGITATVDGRTVSVGNPKFFDDELEGNLPTHIANRLRELEQEGKTTVIVGLEDEPVGLVSTADTIKDESVEAIAELHDRGIETWLLTGDNERTARAIAEQVDIDPERVLASVLPQEKIDKVSQLQDQGYNVGMVGDGINDAPALKQANVGIAIGTGTDIAIQSSDVSLVRGQLDALVDAFTLSEKIFSKIKQNLFWAFIYNAVAIPIAFFGLLHPVIAVAAMITSSVSVISNSARLGSLEL, encoded by the coding sequence ATGCCACAGAACCAAACTGATCTAGAGCGTACCGACTTGTCCCTCTCGGGAATGTCGTGCACGACGTGTGCATCAGCGATAGCGGACAGTCTCGAGGATGTCGACGGCGTCGACGAAGCGTCGGTCAACTTTGCGACGGAACGTGCGGACGTCCAGCATGATCCGGACGTAAGCACCGACGACCTCGTCGCAGCCGTCGAAGACGCCGGCTACGGCGTGCGAGAAGAACTCCTCGATGGGGACCAGGAGATGGAAGACGACGACGAACTGCAAACGCTTCGCCAGTTGGGGATCCGTGCCTGGATCGTCACGTCGCCCATCGTTCTCCTGATGGTCTTCATGTGGACGCCGTTGGACACGCTGAGCGGGGGTCAGATCGACGTGTTGATGCTCGTCTTCGCGACTCCCGTTGTCTTCTACTACGGGCTTCGAACGCACGCGGCGGCGTACCGAGGGCTCAAAAACGGCGTGTTCAACATGCACGCGCTGATCTCGGTCGGGACACTCGTCGCGTGGGCAACCGGCGTAATGGTCTTCGTCATGCCGATGGAGAACTACGCCGGCGTCGGGGCGATGATCATGGCCTCGCACAACGTCGGTACCTACCTCGAGCACCGCGCAAAGGGCCGTGCGAGTTCGGCAATCGAGGGGCTGATGTCGATGCGAGCGGAGACGGGGCGGGTCCTTCAGAACGGCGAAGAGGTGGAGGTACCCCTCGATGAGGTCGATGTCGGTGACAGACTGGTCGTCCGGCCGGGCGAGAAGATTCCCGTCGACGGCGTCGTCATCGACGGCCGGAGCAGCGTCGACGAGTCGATGGTCACCGGCGAGTCAGACCCCGTGACCAAGGAAGAAGGCAACGAAGTAATCGGGTCGACGGTCAACAACGCCGGTCGACTCACACTCGAGGCGACGAAGGTCGGCGACGACACCTTCCTCTCGGAAGTTGTCGAACTCGTCGAGGAGGCCCAGGGAACCACGGTGCCGATTCAGGCGCTGACCGACCGCATCACGAACTACTTCGTCCCAACGGTGTTCGCTATCGCGGCACTGTCGTTCCTGCTGTGGTGGCTCACACCGGGTGCGATGGAGGCCGTCGCCAGCGTCGGTGCGCCGTCTCTCCCGTGGGTGGACCTCACGCTCGAGCCGCTGACGCTTGGGATCTTCGCCGCCGTCGCCGTCCTGGTGATCTCCTGTCCCTGCGCGCTCGGGTTGGCAACGCCGACAGCGCTCATGGCGGGAACTGGCAAAGCGGCGGAGAACGGGATTCTCTTCCGCGACGGCGAGGCCATCCAAACGATGAAAGACCTCGATATCGTCGTCCTCGACAAGACGGGAACGATCACTGAGGGGAACCACTCCGTCACGGACGTGGTTGTTCAACCCGGCCGTTCGAGCGCCACCGATGGCGGAATAACGACCGGTAATCCTGGCGACGACACCGCGAGCGCTTCCGGGCGGGAACTCGACGCGGACGAACTCATCAGACTCGCTGCCTCCGCCGAACGCGGGAGCGAGCACCCAATCGGGAATGCGATGGTCGAATACGCCGAGGAATCGGGGATCGAACTCTCGGACCCCGACGCGTTCGAGAGCGTCCCTGGCAAGGGAATCACGGCGACCGTCGACGGCCGAACGGTCTCCGTGGGCAATCCCAAATTCTTCGACGACGAACTCGAGGGCAACCTCCCAACGCACATCGCCAACCGACTGCGCGAACTCGAGCAAGAGGGCAAAACGACGGTGATCGTTGGTCTCGAGGACGAACCGGTCGGACTCGTCAGCACCGCCGACACGATCAAAGATGAGTCCGTCGAGGCTATCGCGGAACTCCACGACCGAGGGATCGAGACGTGGCTGCTCACGGGCGACAACGAGCGGACCGCCCGCGCAATCGCCGAACAAGTCGATATCGACCCCGAGCGGGTACTGGCCAGTGTCCTCCCGCAGGAGAAGATCGACAAGGTCAGCCAACTGCAAGACCAGGGGTACAACGTCGGGATGGTCGGCGACGGCATCAACGATGCGCCGGCGCTCAAGCAAGCCAACGTCGGGATCGCCATCGGAACGGGAACGGACATCGCGATTCAATCCAGCGACGTCAGCCTGGTCCGCGGACAGCTCGACGCGCTCGTCGACGCCTTCACGCTCTCCGAGAAAATCTTCTCGAAGATCAAGCAGAATCTCTTCTGGGCGTTCATCTACAATGCGGTTGCGATCCCAATCGCGTTCTTCGGACTGCTCCACCCGGTGATCGCAGTCGCCGCGATGATCACCTCGAGCGTCTCGGTGATCTCCAACTCCGCGCGATTGGGGTCGCTCGAGCTCTAA
- a CDS encoding DoxX family membrane protein, with product MSTTTQNKLESRYAGITLEGHPHALTAWFVVALRFVMGGMILFAGLGKLAVVSGEAFDASGFLIHGVDPASPVSGLFAAMAGNAALLEVINVVVPATQVLIGVALIAGAFVRLAALGGAMQMAMFYLGGWEGQWLALFDSTLIYAILFLALGAFAAGRIVGLDRYIEQLTVGGQPLLERFPKLRYILG from the coding sequence ATGTCCACAACAACGCAAAACAAACTCGAAAGCCGATATGCAGGAATTACACTCGAAGGACACCCTCACGCGCTGACTGCATGGTTCGTCGTCGCCCTCCGATTCGTGATGGGCGGCATGATTCTGTTCGCAGGCCTTGGCAAGCTCGCGGTCGTCAGCGGCGAAGCGTTCGACGCCAGCGGCTTCTTGATCCACGGCGTCGACCCAGCCAGCCCCGTTAGTGGCCTCTTCGCCGCAATGGCCGGTAATGCCGCCCTCCTCGAGGTCATCAACGTCGTCGTGCCGGCCACCCAGGTGCTGATCGGCGTTGCGCTAATCGCCGGCGCGTTCGTCCGTCTGGCTGCCCTCGGCGGCGCGATGCAGATGGCGATGTTCTACCTCGGCGGCTGGGAAGGACAGTGGCTCGCACTGTTCGACTCGACGCTGATCTACGCCATCCTGTTCCTGGCGCTGGGCGCGTTCGCCGCCGGTCGGATCGTCGGCCTCGACCGCTACATCGAACAGCTCACCGTCGGCGGACAACCGCTCCTCGAGCGGTTCCCTAAGCTCCGGTACATCCTGGGCTAA
- a CDS encoding Lrp/AsnC family transcriptional regulator, producing the protein MRQPDETDLEILRLLIEDGRRPYSEIAEHVGLTPPAVSDRVARLQELDIIQTFTLDVDRTKLQDRVPALLHLEVKPEAVERVFEHVSTLSETEHTFQQLDGSIVAHVNAPNQDVHSWFRAVLEVSDLVSYDIKPLAHYEWNTGIDPADFSLSCAVCDNAVTSDGETAQVGDEIKVFCCSSCQDLYEQRYESLQQGID; encoded by the coding sequence ATGAGACAGCCAGATGAAACTGACCTCGAGATACTTCGATTGCTAATCGAGGACGGTCGCCGACCATACAGCGAGATAGCCGAACACGTCGGTCTGACACCGCCAGCAGTGTCCGACCGCGTCGCTCGACTGCAAGAACTCGACATCATCCAGACCTTCACGCTCGACGTCGACCGGACGAAACTCCAGGACCGCGTTCCAGCACTGCTTCATCTGGAAGTCAAACCCGAGGCTGTTGAACGCGTCTTCGAGCACGTCTCTACTCTCAGCGAAACCGAGCACACCTTCCAGCAACTGGATGGGAGTATCGTCGCTCACGTGAACGCACCGAACCAAGACGTGCATTCGTGGTTTCGAGCGGTTCTCGAGGTTTCCGATCTGGTTTCGTACGATATCAAGCCGCTTGCACACTACGAGTGGAACACTGGAATCGATCCGGCCGATTTCAGTCTCTCGTGTGCTGTCTGTGACAACGCCGTCACGAGCGATGGAGAGACCGCTCAGGTTGGAGACGAGATTAAGGTGTTCTGTTGCAGTTCCTGTCAGGATCTGTACGAACAGCGCTACGAGTCGCTGCAGCAAGGCATAGACTGA
- a CDS encoding polysaccharide deacetylase family protein, with protein sequence MTHRSRRTVVTSIATAGTLGLAGCLSSVPEWGDTDDDEESPPDGPTPESETDDTDEEPTGTDATVGLPGEAIDSFEDLDGWVSMIDAGTLEAATDEPYAGTQSAQLTAGDDTEYATIYRTFSAGIDLSESNLSLAVSFSGREQLHLTLELFAPNSRAVHTMERTLVGPTDRWVRVDFGTTQVEGEPDLSDVRELRLSARRRGDTTGAIECRLDDLRAADRPETGAVMLLFDGTLESHHEVALSHMAAYEFAGVEAVIPEAVGTEGRLTITQLDALVDAGWDVAARPRTGAQSLPDFTPEQQEGALERTNAYLENRGFSDGTNHFVTPRNVLGPTTIDLVRDTHEQAFRYGGAPNALPLTDPHNVGVFAADAGETTRTYLEHAADYGQLAVLHFEEVGEDGMSEDAFVDLLEYIDGLDLEVITASELQSTRGER encoded by the coding sequence ATGACGCATCGAAGCCGACGAACAGTCGTGACGTCAATTGCAACGGCCGGAACGCTCGGCCTTGCGGGCTGTCTCTCGAGCGTTCCCGAGTGGGGCGACACAGACGATGACGAGGAGTCACCGCCTGACGGTCCGACACCGGAGTCGGAAACAGACGACACCGACGAGGAGCCGACCGGCACCGACGCAACGGTCGGCCTGCCCGGCGAGGCGATAGACTCGTTCGAGGATCTCGACGGCTGGGTGTCGATGATCGACGCGGGTACACTCGAGGCCGCGACGGACGAGCCGTACGCTGGAACGCAATCGGCCCAACTCACAGCTGGTGACGACACCGAATACGCAACGATCTATCGGACGTTCTCGGCGGGGATCGATCTCTCCGAGTCGAATCTCTCGCTAGCGGTATCGTTCAGCGGGCGCGAGCAACTCCATCTCACGCTCGAGTTGTTCGCCCCGAATTCACGAGCCGTCCACACCATGGAACGGACGCTCGTCGGCCCGACCGACCGCTGGGTGCGCGTCGACTTCGGGACCACGCAGGTCGAGGGCGAGCCCGATCTCAGTGACGTCCGTGAACTCCGCCTGAGTGCTCGCCGTCGTGGCGACACTACGGGAGCCATCGAGTGTCGCCTCGACGACCTTCGAGCAGCCGACCGACCGGAGACGGGCGCTGTCATGCTGCTGTTCGACGGCACCCTCGAGAGCCACCACGAGGTCGCGCTCTCACACATGGCGGCCTACGAGTTCGCGGGCGTCGAGGCGGTCATCCCTGAGGCCGTCGGGACCGAGGGACGACTCACGATCACCCAGCTCGATGCGCTCGTCGACGCTGGCTGGGACGTGGCCGCCCGGCCCCGAACCGGCGCGCAGTCGCTTCCCGACTTTACCCCCGAACAGCAGGAAGGCGCACTCGAGCGGACGAACGCCTACCTCGAGAATCGTGGGTTCTCGGACGGAACGAACCACTTTGTCACGCCCCGAAACGTGCTCGGGCCAACCACGATTGATCTCGTCAGAGACACCCACGAGCAGGCGTTTCGCTACGGCGGCGCGCCGAACGCATTGCCGCTGACGGATCCACACAACGTGGGCGTGTTTGCTGCCGATGCCGGCGAGACGACGCGAACGTATCTCGAGCACGCTGCGGACTACGGCCAACTCGCCGTCTTGCATTTCGAGGAAGTCGGCGAGGACGGCATGAGCGAGGACGCCTTCGTCGACTTACTCGAGTACATCGACGGCCTCGATCTCGAGGTCATCACGGCGTCGGAACTGCAGTCGACTCGAGGTGAACGCTGA
- a CDS encoding NAD(P)/FAD-dependent oxidoreductase, whose protein sequence is MAHDQYDVVVVGGGIAGCFAAATAAAEGMAVAQLERKPREQGGYIACGDAIKRPREPANYPGPIDMDAIADDEAVLIDSNIDQIEFWDEDLDVRKVLPYDEQGSNVVDRYEFGQRLLEQAADNGVEQHYDTVVNEVTQDGRVTGVKAVRDGEPVTYKCDVLIDTAGAQSILQDMVDFDALDTAGDPTFEVPHYTHFGSAYREIIETEKPVSYHNAIVGKPLEELGYIWYFPRTPTQINVGLGFQMNKDPIPFADRIRRDLENRPEFQGATVAEKFGTKNKLGSAIALRRPLDSMVAPGYLAAGGAAGTTHPITGKGIRGAAYSGYSAGRAAVQAVEDGDVSEAGLWEHNRWLYREHGEAAKLASWDAYNVAASSMDVNVLRAVAALLPEAELREIVGTSTEIDSLKSKLHVGSGVLKNFVSESRKGTFETLGVSKRDLLEAIRGVRTTRDHVATYERQYEAYPADRDGFERWVAQRNRIDQAFYDDLGLAPSEHKY, encoded by the coding sequence GCTATATCGCCTGTGGCGATGCGATAAAACGCCCTCGAGAGCCGGCGAACTATCCGGGTCCAATCGATATGGACGCGATTGCGGACGACGAGGCAGTCCTGATCGATTCCAACATCGATCAGATCGAGTTCTGGGACGAAGACCTCGACGTCCGGAAGGTGTTGCCCTACGACGAGCAGGGCAGCAACGTTGTCGACCGCTACGAGTTTGGCCAGCGCCTCCTCGAGCAAGCGGCCGACAACGGGGTCGAACAACACTACGATACGGTGGTCAACGAAGTCACCCAAGATGGTCGTGTGACTGGCGTCAAGGCAGTCCGAGACGGTGAGCCGGTAACCTACAAGTGTGACGTCCTGATCGACACCGCAGGCGCACAGTCAATCCTGCAAGATATGGTCGACTTCGATGCACTCGACACGGCCGGCGACCCGACGTTCGAGGTCCCCCACTACACGCACTTCGGGTCGGCGTATCGCGAAATCATCGAGACCGAAAAACCGGTGAGCTACCACAACGCCATCGTCGGCAAACCGCTCGAGGAGTTGGGCTACATCTGGTACTTCCCACGGACGCCAACTCAGATCAACGTCGGCCTCGGGTTCCAGATGAACAAGGACCCGATTCCGTTCGCCGACCGCATTCGTCGCGATCTCGAGAATCGACCCGAATTTCAGGGGGCGACTGTCGCCGAAAAGTTCGGCACGAAGAACAAACTCGGCTCGGCGATTGCACTCCGGCGGCCGTTGGATTCGATGGTTGCACCCGGCTATCTGGCCGCAGGCGGTGCGGCGGGGACGACCCATCCGATCACGGGGAAGGGCATTCGTGGCGCAGCCTACTCGGGCTACTCCGCTGGTCGTGCCGCAGTCCAGGCCGTCGAAGACGGCGATGTCTCCGAGGCTGGCCTCTGGGAACACAACCGCTGGCTCTACCGAGAGCACGGTGAGGCCGCAAAACTCGCCTCGTGGGACGCCTACAACGTCGCCGCGAGTTCCATGGACGTGAACGTCCTCCGAGCCGTCGCCGCGTTACTTCCCGAAGCAGAGTTGCGCGAAATCGTCGGTACCTCGACGGAGATAGACAGTCTCAAAAGCAAACTACACGTCGGCAGCGGCGTACTCAAAAACTTCGTTTCGGAGTCTCGCAAGGGCACCTTCGAAACGCTTGGCGTGAGCAAGCGAGACCTCCTCGAGGCAATCCGTGGCGTCAGAACCACTCGAGACCACGTCGCGACCTACGAACGGCAGTACGAGGCCTATCCAGCGGATCGCGATGGGTTCGAACGCTGGGTGGCACAACGTAATCGCATCGATCAGGCGTTCTACGACGACCTCGGACTGGCACCATCCGAGCACAAGTATTGA
- a CDS encoding glycosyltransferase family 2 protein translates to MTRVSVVIPTYNRAPTLPRAIESALAQTIDDLEILVVDDGSTDDTASVLATYQDIDSRVRPVVHATNQGANVARNTGIEHARGEYLAFLDSDDEWQPEKLERQLAALEDRSDEWIGVYCDAGFELSGASGRVQRVAASALSNADTEPTREGGEELIGEILADNVQPGAGSTLLVETAVAREVGGFDEALERFQDPEFCLRVLEHGNLAYVDSELVQREPTGHPPAAVIEQASEQYLSAYAAAVDRFEAEGYDIRATHHLILAKRFLAEGHPLKAAWHLRAASVSARHVPGLCWSAGAGIRRRPAAMLLPFVVLVVATVVGVGALSSRLRATV, encoded by the coding sequence ATGACTCGCGTTAGCGTCGTGATTCCGACGTACAACAGAGCGCCAACGCTTCCACGGGCGATTGAAAGCGCACTTGCACAGACCATCGACGACCTCGAGATTCTGGTCGTCGACGACGGCTCGACCGACGACACTGCCTCGGTGCTTGCGACCTACCAGGATATCGACTCGCGGGTTCGGCCGGTCGTCCACGCAACCAATCAGGGAGCAAACGTCGCCCGAAACACGGGCATCGAACACGCCCGCGGCGAGTATCTCGCTTTTCTCGATTCGGACGACGAGTGGCAGCCCGAGAAACTCGAGCGTCAACTCGCCGCCCTCGAGGACCGCTCGGACGAGTGGATCGGCGTCTACTGCGATGCGGGCTTCGAACTCTCTGGTGCGAGCGGGCGCGTCCAGCGTGTCGCTGCGTCCGCCCTTTCGAACGCGGATACCGAACCGACCAGAGAGGGCGGCGAGGAACTCATCGGCGAAATCCTCGCGGACAACGTCCAGCCCGGTGCCGGGTCGACGCTGCTCGTCGAGACGGCCGTCGCACGGGAAGTCGGCGGGTTCGACGAAGCGCTCGAGCGGTTCCAGGACCCGGAGTTCTGTCTGCGCGTCCTCGAGCACGGCAACCTCGCCTACGTCGACTCGGAACTGGTCCAGCGCGAACCGACCGGCCACCCACCGGCAGCCGTCATCGAACAGGCGAGCGAGCAGTACCTCTCGGCGTATGCGGCTGCCGTCGACCGGTTCGAGGCGGAGGGCTACGACATCCGGGCCACTCACCACCTCATTCTTGCAAAGCGGTTCCTCGCTGAGGGACACCCACTCAAAGCCGCATGGCACTTGCGAGCGGCATCGGTGTCTGCACGCCACGTCCCCGGACTCTGCTGGAGCGCTGGCGCTGGCATCCGGCGGCGACCGGCAGCGATGCTACTGCCGTTCGTCGTTCTCGTCGTTGCGACTGTTGTGGGTGTCGGGGCACTCTCGAGTCGCCTCCGAGCAACTGTGTAG
- a CDS encoding XapX domain-containing protein, producing MGSTLVLALLAGIFVGALFSVIQIPIPAPPSLPGVLGIIGIFLGYKGIEWVGVKIDLFAMLSVVF from the coding sequence ATGGGTTCAACACTCGTTTTGGCCTTGCTGGCAGGGATCTTCGTCGGGGCCCTGTTCAGTGTGATACAAATACCCATCCCGGCCCCACCAAGTCTCCCCGGTGTCCTCGGAATCATCGGAATCTTTCTGGGATATAAGGGAATCGAATGGGTAGGCGTGAAGATCGATTTGTTCGCGATGCTTTCGGTCGTTTTCTGA
- a CDS encoding glycosyltransferase family 2 protein: MYRGLSVGVVIPAYNEEGFVGDVICEMPAFVDRLYVIDDRSSDGTWEEILEAAREDTHSDASGDSSTSREDTDRLVADGGTSALARRASVGEPIGRVVPIQHRENLGAGGAIKTGYLAALEEDIDATVTVDADGQMDLSHMPRLLDPLAEGEADYAKGNRLLSAEYRAAMPRFRFVGNTILTFLTKTASGYWKTMDPQNGYTAISGDALEAINVEELYEYYGYCNDLLVTLNVHEMRVADVAMPAVYGDEESSIQYSEYIPKVSTMLLRNFLWRLKTKHLVLDFHPLALFYLIGAGLGAAGAVATGLTMITALLSVGIGVSGSSILLLFVASAAFLLFAMVFDMGEHEHLEMQVR, encoded by the coding sequence ATGTATCGCGGTCTCTCCGTGGGCGTCGTAATTCCCGCGTACAACGAGGAGGGGTTCGTCGGCGACGTGATCTGCGAGATGCCCGCCTTCGTCGACCGCCTCTACGTGATCGACGACCGCTCGAGCGACGGCACCTGGGAGGAGATTCTCGAGGCCGCTCGCGAGGACACACACAGCGATGCGAGCGGCGATTCCAGCACGAGTCGCGAGGATACCGACCGACTCGTCGCTGATGGCGGGACCTCCGCGCTCGCAAGACGAGCATCGGTCGGCGAGCCAATTGGGCGCGTTGTTCCGATTCAACACCGCGAGAATCTCGGCGCTGGCGGGGCGATCAAAACCGGGTATCTGGCAGCGCTCGAGGAGGATATCGACGCAACGGTTACCGTCGATGCAGACGGGCAGATGGATCTCTCCCATATGCCTCGACTGCTCGATCCGCTCGCTGAGGGAGAAGCCGACTACGCGAAAGGGAATCGACTGCTCTCGGCGGAGTATCGGGCAGCCATGCCTCGCTTTCGGTTCGTCGGCAACACGATCTTGACGTTCCTGACGAAGACCGCCTCGGGCTACTGGAAAACGATGGACCCCCAGAACGGGTACACCGCCATCTCGGGCGACGCACTCGAGGCGATCAACGTCGAGGAACTCTACGAGTACTACGGCTACTGTAACGACCTGCTCGTGACGTTGAACGTCCACGAGATGCGCGTCGCAGACGTGGCGATGCCGGCCGTCTACGGCGACGAAGAATCGAGCATCCAGTACTCGGAGTACATCCCGAAAGTATCGACCATGCTGCTTCGGAACTTCCTCTGGCGACTCAAAACGAAACACCTCGTGCTCGATTTCCATCCGCTCGCCCTGTTCTACCTCATCGGCGCGGGACTGGGCGCGGCCGGAGCCGTCGCGACAGGACTGACGATGATTACGGCGCTTTTGAGCGTTGGTATCGGCGTTTCGGGCTCGAGCATCCTGCTGCTGTTCGTCGCCAGCGCCGCCTTCCTCCTGTTCGCGATGGTGTTCGATATGGGCGAACACGAACACCTCGAGATGCAAGTGCGATAG